The following DNA comes from Cellulophaga sp. HaHa_2_95.
GCTTATTTTTGCTATTCTATATTAAACTTTATGTCGTAGTATTGATTAAATAGACCGCATCTTCGCCTTCATTCTCTTTCCACTTAACCTTTACTTTCTCATTATTTATAGCATCTACTTGTCTGCCTCTATAATTGGGTTGTATAGGCAAATGACGGCTAAACCTTCGATCAATTAGTGCTAACAGCTCTACATCTAAAGGTCTACCAAAAGACTGCAAGGCAGTTAAAGCGGCATTTATACTTCTTCCTGTATACAATACATCATCAATAAGCACTACATTTTTATCTTCTATAAGAAAATTAATTTTAGTTTTATTCGCTTCTAAAGTTTTGTCTCCTCTACGGAAATCATCCCGATAAAAAGTAATATCTAAAAATCCTAAATTTATATTTTTAACGCCATAATCATTTTGAAGAATATTGGTAAGTCGCTGTGCTAGGAATATGCCTCGAGGCTGAATACCTATAAGCACCGTATTCTCAAAATCTAAATGATTTTCTAAAAGCTGACAAGCCAAGCGATGCAGGATAATATTTATCTCTTTCGAAGAAAGCAATACTTTTTGACTCATGCTAAAAATTATGTGATTACAAAAGTATCAAATTATCTTTTAAAATTTGAATCAAAGTAGATAATCATTTTACGCAAATTTGAGAATTCAGCATAAAAAAAGCCCGAACGAATGTCCGGGCTCTTTTAAACCTACTAGTGCAGGTTAAGACTGTAATGAAAAAGACTATTTAGTCTTACCTTCCATTTTATCTTTTAACGCTTGTAACGCTTCGTTAGCATCTCCTAAAGTAGGTTTTGCTTCATCAGCTTGAGCAGCAGCTTTCTTAACAGCAGCTTTTACATTACGTTGTTCTTCAGCTTTGAATATAGCAGTATGACTTGCTACAACTCTCTTGAATTCTTTATTGAACTCAATGATTTTGAATTCAGCAGAATCACCTTTACCTAATTTAGAACCATCTTCTTTTTCTAAATGACGTGTTGGTACGAATGCTTGAATATCCTCGTTGAAATCAATAGTTGCTCCTTTATCAACAACTTCACCGATAGTACCAGTATGTGTTGTATCTAAAGCAAATTCAGTTTCATATTTATCCCAAGGATTATCAGTAGTTTGTTTGTGACCTAAAGATAATTTACGTCCTTCAACATCTAACTCTAATACTTCAACTTCTAATTTATCACCTACAGTTACAAATTCTGATGGGTGCTTAATTTTCTTAGTCCAAGATAAATCAGAGATATAGATTAAACCATCAATACCTTCTTCTAGCTCTACGAATACACCAAAGTTTGTAAAGTTTCTTACAATTCCAGTATGTTTAGAAGCTACAGGATATTTAGTTGTAATATCAGTCCATGGGTCTGGCGTCATTTGCTTGATACCAAGAGACATCTTACGATCATCACGATCCATAGTTAATACTACAGCTTCAACCTC
Coding sequences within:
- the pyrR gene encoding bifunctional pyr operon transcriptional regulator/uracil phosphoribosyltransferase PyrR, with translation MSQKVLLSSKEINIILHRLACQLLENHLDFENTVLIGIQPRGIFLAQRLTNILQNDYGVKNINLGFLDITFYRDDFRRGDKTLEANKTKINFLIEDKNVVLIDDVLYTGRSINAALTALQSFGRPLDVELLALIDRRFSRHLPIQPNYRGRQVDAINNEKVKVKWKENEGEDAVYLINTTT